A single window of Nasonia vitripennis strain AsymCx chromosome 4, Nvit_psr_1.1, whole genome shotgun sequence DNA harbors:
- the LOC100117034 gene encoding NFX1-type zinc finger-containing protein 1 isoform X2: MRNNRNENLRDPGRNVNLANNYASLQYPNLTDQRLRLPELIGHQNLINYHQLGQQGGINQNNEGQRQRHVGINQNDQGVQRRDGNVNQNNQEQYGRGRHNNPNNQRQQRRDGINNQPYQGQQRRAGINNQPYQRQQRREGNENNNGQHQRREENQNNNGQYQRRESNGSQQNQGQRRQSSYNRSERNNQSSRKYFTFTYLDDLSKKNSDDVTAAIVNHKDEFEKFLNDDIRPDMFVLTLRVLTNICQANFTEMVTSVLSNACSPKFLSSLQNFLNKLPFETVMEKQNNRLYHNDKNKFWSNLAQFFKKLIELMPTKARDELTIVLEKLPKMLPNIEAEQNFKVEESIRNSLMNMSEDLKEEIKRIKIKNKVSEVRPDEQLVEGDPPEDFRLLSVIPTIQDLQNTAPFYRKCRVENAYDSVEHYLDVQFRLLREDFISPLRSGIQEYLHGSQKNRNSDVRVYKKVNLKAPDVKEKNVGIELNFGTIKGINWKRTKRFMYGGLLLLSSDNFRTVLFVTIIDRNDNQLEKGCFLVEPCRGTNITREMYDIDFVMLESKIYFEPYLAVLTALQQMNEDNFPMEPYLVKGDRNSRPPRYLTSNYSTTLKYKNMLLPIAQGQPWPPAQQLGLDESQYQAFRCALTQDFAVIQGPPGTGKTFIALEIVSTLLSNHEHWKRFGPIVVVCLTNHALDQFLEGILIFTDSIVRVGSRSKSEKMKKYTLMERRKIVSTPKHSDARAVMYETKHELETVLSSMKKARLNVQLLETPYAIVPLACLVNYLGEEVLRFSSNEEFVKWLLGEEIVQNLRFKKPVEPAKTVQEQLDDGPGYYDDDENHMDNDLELNYDFKVDDNFDPIFPIESINAKFEKTREDIEEYTRMAAENKDLQFDPTPEWREMCMTLTNQRLRLQQYLAQHPLLGARRDRGRNITNDSNWRTYWQWVLISHQSAMDELAKLEREYHHLNLRLNEVKQYVDLDVLKEHLIVGLTTNGAAKLHLSLRALRAPIVLVEEAAEILEGHVVCSMTKHCQHAILIGDHKQLRPKSSVYKLGKDFNLNISLFERMVKTRGDCTQLAHQHRMRPEFAKLITPSIYDTLYNHESVFNRDNIKGVVKNLFFLHHENHESSHNNEESYANQHECVFLVAFATYLIKQGYNPSEITILCTYTGQLFALMKETGRYTILKQMRVTTVDNYQGEENKIILLSLVRNNGEGNTGFLKEENRVCVALSRARDGMYIMGNMNDLVVKNTIWPKIKKVLEEENAIGNALELRCQIHPQQITQIKDLQDFQKCPEGGCSKKCDLPLSCGHICTSVCHILDREHKEYSCKQPCTIKCPNNHLCPLRCYQGCKPCKVKVRRKLRCGHTMEMLCSTDPETFACTFVIDAILPDCNHAIKKPCYLPIKDAVCTHPCEENRLPCGHVCELKCHVTKDPEHLQYKCYRECPRMYGNCEKNHRCKKLCHEPCGPCPILVEKTRSCRHFYKQFVCSNNVEDIKCERPCTRPRTCGHKCLYKCCEPCLNCQYKVIKRSSCGHDVEVKCCEEASPSKCSKKCTKLLNCGHPCSNRCKDACTTDCQAKVKLRNPGLCGHVLEVPCYLQSTDPKSQELLKYCTASCTEELECKHLCKGTCGACKQGRLHISCAEPCNNILICGHQCEVPCRLECQPCKKKCELKCRHSKCSQKCGMPCTPCKEKCDWGCEHRRCSKQCSEPCNIEPCNEPCKKLLKCGHPCVGFCGDPCPPLCRICNKDDLTELFFGDEDEEDARFVYLEDCNHCIESEGLTKWVTKFSEFVQMKVCPKCKTPIRKCMRLMNQIKSDLRDVMSIKEKNFSHNQKNLETKQLEHIATLRMMSADRFLPEFPSLKEYLSDLWNRGIPVQNQKKQVLNGQEIETFRIVLDIISRIFKILSHVKNRNASVYQYVKQQVNMLVESLPKNWQITRQSIKDTESELLRLNYLVELCKEDYIYSTLINKREFRTTLSKLLSIHRFTNKLEDEVKKEIKSLMHLFSTELKIEREMIVKAMGFKQGHWFKCPNGHFYTIGECGGAMQQSKCFECGAAIGGSQHRLLSDNRLASEIDGATRSAWPGNYP, from the exons ATGA ggAACAATCGTAATGAAAATCTAAGAGACCCTGGGAGAAATGTCAACCTAGCTAATAACTATGCCAGTCTACAGTATCCAAATTT AACGGATCAGCGATTAAGACTACCAGAACTGATTGGACATCAAAActtaat AAATTACCATCAACTTGGTCAGCAAGGTGgtattaatcaaaataatgaAGGACAGCGTCAAAGACATGTTGGTATCAACCAAAATGATCAAGGAGTGCAAAGAAGAGATGGCAACGTGAATCAGAATAATCAAGAACAGTATGGGAGAGGAAGACATAACAATCCAAATAACCAAAGACAGCAACGAAGAGATGGTATAAATAACCAGCCTTATCAAGGACAGCAAAGAAGAGCTGGTATAAATAATCAGCCTTATCAAAGACAGCAAAGAAGAGaaggaaatgaaaataataatggaCAGCATcaaagaagagaagaaaatcaaaataataatggaCAGTATCAAAGAAGAGAAAGCAATGGTAGTCAACAAAATCAAGGACAAAGGAGACAAAGCAGTTACAATAGATCCGAAAGAAATAATCAATCCAGTAGAAAGTATTTTACCTTTACATATTTAGATGACTTGAGTAAGAAAAATAGTGATGATGTAACTGCAGCAATAGTAAATCATAAAGATgaatttgaaaagtttttaaatgatgACATTAGACCAGATATGTTTGTGCTGACATTACGAGTTTTGACCAATATTTGCCAAGCCAATTTTACTGAAATGGTAACGAGCGTTCTGAGCAATGCTTGTTCTCCCAAATTCTTAAGCAGTTTGCAAAACTTCCTCAATAAATTGCCCTTTGAGACAGTaatggaaaaacaaaataacagaTTATATcataatgataaaaataaattctggtCTAACTTAGCTCAAttcttcaaaaaattaattgaactTATGCCTACAAAAGCTCGAGATGAATTGACAATCGTCTTGGAGAAATTACCCAAGATGTTACCAAATATTGAAGCGGAGCAAAATTTTAAAGTTGAGGAAAGTATTAGAAACTCTTTGATGAACATGTCTGAAGATTTAAAAGAAGAAATAAAgagaattaaaataaagaataaagTCAGCGAGGTTCGTCCGGATGAACAATTGGTTGAAGGGGATCCACCTGAAGACTTCAGACTCTTAAGTGTTATACCAACAATACAAGATTTACAAAACACAGCGCCATTCTACCGCAAATGTAGAGTAGAAAATGCTTACGATTCGGTTGAGCATTACTTGGATGTTCAATTTCGTTTGTTGAGAGAAGATTTTATCTCTCCTTTGCGTAGTGGAATACAAGAATATCTGCATGGTTCTCAAAAAAATCGCAACAGCGATGTTCGCGtctataaaaaagtaaatttaaaagcTCCTGATGTTAAAGAGAAGAATGTCGGAATCGAATTAAATTTCGGGACAATAAAAGGCATAAATTGGAAACGCACAAAACGTTTTATGTATGGCGGTCTGTTGCTCTTAAGTAGCGACAATTTTAGAACTGTCCTCTTTGTTACTATCATTGATCGTAATGATAATCAACTCGAGAAGGGTTGCTTTCTTGTGGAGCCTTGTAGAGGAACAAACATAACTCGAGAGATGTACGATATCGATTTCGTCATGCTCGAGTCGAAAATATACTTTGAGCCTTACCTGGCGGTGCTCACTGCTTTGCAGCAGATGAATGAAGATAATTTTCCAATGGAGCCCTACCTAGTTAAAGGAGATAGGAACTCCCGACCACCAAGATATCTTACAAGCAATTACAGTACTacattaaaatacaaaaatatgttGCTACCCATTGCACAAGGTCAGCCCTGGCCACCGGCTCAACAGCTGGGTCTGGATGAGTCACAGTATCAGGCATTCAGATGCGCTTTGACCCAGGATTTTGCAGTGATTCAGGGTCCGCCGGGTACCGGCAAGACTTTCATCGCTCTTGAGATAGTCAGCACTCTACTGTCGAATCACGAGCACTGGAAGCGTTTCGGGCCAATTGTCGTTGTGTGTCTGACAAATCATGCGCTGGACCAGTTTCTCGAGGGCATACTTATCTTTACCGATTCTATAGTCCGCGTAGGCAGCCGATCAAAAAGCGAGAAAATGAAGAAGTACACCCTGATGGAGCGTAGAAAGATTGTGAGTACACCTAAGCACTCTGACGCGAGAGCCGTTATGTACGAGACAAAACACGAACTGGAGACCGTGCTAAGCTCAATGAAGAAGGCACGTTTGAATGTTCAGCTGTTAGAAACACCATACGCTATTGTACCCTTAGCCTGTCTAGTGAATTACCTCGGGGAGGAGGTGTTAAGATTTTCTTCAAACGAGGAGTTTGTCAAGTGGCTCTTGGGGGAAGAAATTGTTCAGAACTTGCGTTTTAAGAAGCCCGTGGAACCGGCGAAAACCGTGCAGGAGCAGTTGGACGATGGCCCTGGATATTACGACGACGATGAGAACCATATGGATAATGATTTGGAATTAAATTACGATTTTAAGGTTGACGATAATTTTGATCCGATTTTTCCCATAGAAAGTATTAATGCTAAATTTGAAAAGACCAGAGAAGACATCGAGGAGTACACACGCATGGCTGCGGAAAATAAAGACCTACAATTTGACCCGACTCCAGAGTGGAGAGAGATGTGCATGACGTTAACAAATCAGCGGTTACGTTTGCAA CAATATTTAGCTCAGCATCCATTACTCGGTGCGCGTCGTGATCGAGGTCGTAATATAACAAACGATTCTAACTGGAGGACGTACTGGCAGTGGGTATTGATAAGTCACCAAAGTGCGATGGACGAATTGGCTAAGCTAGAGCGGGAGTATCATCACTTGAATTTAAGGTTGAATGAGGTTAAGCAATACGTCGACTTAGATGTGCTCAAGGAGCACTTGATTGTCGGGCTGACAACGAATGGAGCTGCTAAGCTGCATTTATCTCTGCGCGCCCTTCGGGCTCCGATAG tgCTGGTGGAGGAAGCAGCTGAAATTTTGGAAGGCCACGTAGTCTGCTCTATGACTAAACACTGTCAACACGCGATTCTCATAGGGGACCATAAGCAGTTGCGGCCAAAGTCATCGGTCTATAAATTGGGAAAAGATTTTAACTTGAATATATCGCTCTTCGAGAGGATGGTGAAAACTAGGGGCGATTGTACACAGCTCGCACACCAGCACCGTATGCGACCAGAGTTTGCTAAACTGATAACGCCGTCGATCTACGATACCTTATACAATCACGAATCCGTGTTTAATCGTGATAATATCAAAGGTGTGGTGAAGAATCTTTTCTTTCTTCACCACGAGAATCACGAAAGCAGTCATAATAACGAAGAAAGTTATGCTAACCAGCACGAATGCGTGTTTTTGGTAGCTTTTGCTACGTATCTCATTAAGCAGGGCTATAACCCTTCAGAAATTACTATTCTTTGTACTTACACGGGGCAACTCTTTGCTCTTATGAAG GAAACAGGACGTTATACTATTCTCAAACAAATGCGAGTGACTACAGTGGACAACTATCAAGGcgaagagaataaaattattcttctGTCTCTTGTTCGAAACAATGGTGAAGGGAATACTGGCTTTCTCAAGGAGGAGAATAGAGTTTGCGTTGCATTATCGCGTGCACGTGATGGCATGTACATCATGGGTAATATGAACGATTTAGTGGTAAAAAATACTATCTGGCCCAAAATTAAAAAGGTTTTGGAAGAGGAAAATGCAATAGGCAATGCTCTTGAGTTAAGATGTCAGATTCATCCTCAGCAGATTACCCAG ATAAAAGACCTACAAGACTTTCAGAAATGTCCAGAGGGCGGCTGCTCCAAAAAATGTGACTTACCTTTGAGTTGCGGACATATTTGTACTAGTGTCTGTCATATATTGGACAGAGAACATAAGGAGTATTCTTGCAAACAGCCATGCACCATAAAGTGCCCGAACAATCATCTCTGTCCATTGCGATGCTATCAGGGTTGCAAGCCCTGTAAAGTTAAGGTGAGGCGAAAACTCCGATGTGGTCATACCATGGAGATGCTATGTTCAACAGATCCTGAAACGTTTGCGTGTACTTTCGTG ATCGATGCCATTCTACCAGACTGTAATCACGCCATCAAGAAGCCCTGCTATTTACCTATTAAAGATGCTGTATGCACTCACCCCTGCGAGGAAAATCGTTTGCCTTGTGGTCACGTTTGTGAACTGAAGTGTCACGTTACTAAAGATCCAGAGCATCTTCAG TATAAATGCTACAGAGAATGCCCTCGAATGTACGGCAATTGCGAGAAAAATCACCGCTGCAAGAAGCTATGTCACGAGCCATGCGGACCTTGTCCCATATTAGTCGAAAAAACTCGCTCCTGCAGGCACTTCTATAAGCAATTCGTATGTTCTAATAATGTAGAAGACATCAAGTGCGAAAGGCCTTGTACTCGTCCACGAACTTGCGGCCATAAGTGTCTATATAAATGCTGCGAACCCTGTCTCAACTGTCAATATAAA gtaataaaAAGAAGCTCTTGCGGCCATGACGTAGAAGTAAAATGTTGCGAAGAAGCCTCTCCATCCAAGTGCAGTAAGAAATGTACAAAACTATTAAATTGTGGCCACCCCTGTAGTAACAGATGCAAAGATGCTTGCACCACAGATTGTCAAGCTAAAGTAAAACTTCGTAATCCTGGATTATGTGGACATGTATTAGAAGTGCCATGCTATCTACAATCAACTG atCCAAAATCACAagaacttttgaaatattgtacGGCTTCATGTACAGAAGAACTAGAATGTAAGCACTTGTGTAAGGGAACTTGCGGAGCGTGCAAGCAAGGTCGATTGCACATCAGCTGTGCAGAGCCTTGCAATAACATTCTTATTTGTGGACATCA GTGTGAAGTGCCCTGTAGACTGGAATGCCAGCCATGTAAAAAGAAGTGTGAATTGAAATGCCGTCATAGTAAGTGTTCCCAGAAGTGTGGAATGCCCTGCACACCTTGCAAA GAAAAATGTGATTGGGGGTGCGAACATCGGCGATGTTCGAAACAATGCTCGGAACCATGTAATATAGAGCCTTGTAATGAACCTTGCAAAAAACTATTAAAGTGTGGCCATCCGTGTGTTGGATTTTGCGGCGATCCTTGTCCGCCATTGTGTAGAATATGCAATAAAGATGATCTAACAGAACTTTTCTTTGGTgatgaagatgaagaagatGCAAG ATTTGTATACCTAGAAGATTGCAATCATTGCATAGAAAGTGAAGGGTTAACAAAGTGGGTAACAAAGTTTAGCGAATTTGTACAGATGAAAGTATGTCCAAAATGCAAAACGCCCATAAGAAAATGCATGAGATTAATGAATCAAATAAAGAGTGATTTGAGAGATGTGATGAGCATCAaagaaaagaatttttcaCATAACcagaaaaatttagaaacGAAACAACTAGAACATATCGCAACATTAAGAATGATGTCAGCTGACAGATTTTTACCAG AATTTCCGAGCTTAAAAGAGTATTTGTCTGATTTGTGGAATCGAGGAATTCCAGTACAGAATCAAAAAAAGCAAGTTTTAAACGGACAAGAAATTGAAACTTTCCGTATCGTCCTTGATATTATAAGtcgtatatttaaaatattgtcgCATGTCAAAAATCGCAATGCTTCTGTTTATCAATATGTGAAACAGCAAGTTAATATGTTAGTGGAATCTCTTCCAAAAAATTGGCAAATCACTCGCCAATCTATCAAGGATACTGAGTCAGAGCTTTTACGTTTGAATTATCTG GTGGAACTATGCAAAGAAGATTACATATATTCTACTTTAATAAACAAAAGGGAATTTAGAACAACACTTTCTAAACTCTTAAGTATTCATagatttacaaataaattagaAGATGaagttaaaaaagaaataaaaagtttaatgCATTTGTTTAGCACTGAACTTAAAATAGAACGAGAAATGATTGTTAAAGCGATGGGTTTCAAGCAGGGCCACTGGTTCAAGTGTCCTAatggacatttttatactataGGCGAGTGTGGCGGTGCTATGCAACAAAGTAAATGCTTTGAATGTGGAGCTGCTATTGGTGGCTCCCAACATCGACTACTGAGCGATAATAGACTTGCGAGTGAAATCGATGGGGCTACGCGATCTGCCTGGCCTGGAAATTACCCATAA